One Phacochoerus africanus isolate WHEZ1 unplaced genomic scaffold, ROS_Pafr_v1 Scaffold_5, whole genome shotgun sequence genomic window, ccacagccatggcaactctggatctgagccgcatctgtggcttatatcacatcttgtggcaatgatggatttttaacccacggagcgaggccatgaatcaaaacctcatcctcatagaCAATATATCGGGGGgagggttcttaaccccctgagtcatgacaggaactccctgtctccaTTTCTTTAGTGTCAGTCATTGGAGttttattagtttccttttgTGGAGTCATGTTTTCTTGATTATTTGTGGTCCTGTGGCCTTTTTTGGTGTCTCTGCATTTAAGGAGGTAGTTGCCTCTTCCAGTCTTTATAGTCTGGCTTTGGAAGGGAGAGCCCAGAACTGTCCAGAGAATTTGAGTGGAGCATCTAGTGGTATCCATGGGAGGACTCGCTGCTGGAGCCCTTTGACAGGCAGGTCTTGTGCCTGGGTCAGCAGGTGGCCAGACCTGGTGCTTGGATTCATAGGGGCCAGTCTTGTGTCTGAGTTCACTGCAGCTGGCCTGGCATCTGAGTCTGTGGGTGGGCCTGGATACTGGGTCTGTGCAGGCCAATTGGGTCCTAGGAACCACTGGGGTGGGCCTAGCGTTTGTGTCCAGAGGGGCTGGCATGCTGCTGTGATAGACTTAGAGCCTGGGTTCATGGGAGTTGGCTGGGAATCTGGGGCCACCTGGGCCACCCTAGCACTTAGATGATCCTGACATCTGGAGCGTGGGATTCATCCTGTAGCCTATAGTTACAGGGTTCATGGGCCAGCCTGGATGTTGGGTCCATGGGGGCCAGCCTGGAGGTTGCCATGAGAGTCAGTCTGGGAGCTGGGGCTGTAGAGCAGCTCAGtgttgggctgggctgggtgccTGTGTCCACGGGAGCATGCCTTCATCAGGGTACCTTGTCTAAAGCCTGGAGCCAGTAGCACCAGCCCagcactgagacaggccaggagCCTGCTTCCATGAAAGCTCATCTGGATTTTAGGTCTGTGGAAGTCATTCCTGTGCTGGAGGCAGGCTGGGAACCTGGGGCCATGGGAGTCAACCTGGTGCCATGGAGGGCAAAGAGCCTACCTGGAGCCTGGGCTCATGGGAGCCTGCCTGGTGCTGAGGTGGCCTGGTAGCCTGGATTTGCACACGCCCACCAGGAGCTGGGGCCAGGGTAACTGGACTGGTGCTGTGGTAGGCTAATAACCTGGGGCTGCAAGAGCTGGTCCAGTGCCGGGGGTGCTTATGGTAGAACCTGCTGTGAAGTCAGGTCCTTATTCCACCTCCTTCTCCCATAGGTTGGAGGTCTCCGTGGCAGAGGGTGATGGGAGTAATGTGAACGTGTCCTTCCTACCTTCTTCAGtgcatcttctttcatttctgtgctCCACCCAAGAACTATAATCCTTCTCTGGGAATCCTGAGCTCTCGTGAAGGTAGTTGTTCAAATTGATGTTTCTGGGAGGGGACAAGCGTCAGAAATTCCTAAACCACCACTCTTCTGACATCACTCTTTAATTCTTCTGCTATGTGCTGTCTGTCACCAAATACAAATATTGGCTTCTTTTGTTTATTGCATTTTATGGTTCTAGAGATGTTGTATGGGTCTTCCAAACTTGCCAATTTTCATAGGTTGCTCTTCTAGATAATTGTTTGTTAAACACAGAACAGTTGTTAAACATAGAACAGTTGTTTTGAACTCTGTGTATAGTAATTACAAAATCTGATGTCTGTGTAGGTATGTTTCTGCTATCttgcttcattttgtttcttctctgtttttgttcttgttatgattttgtttgcttgtatGCCTGGTAATCTTCAATTACTTATGgcttttttctttggagaattatttgAGTGAATCTACCCTCCTCTGGAGAggctttttctttgcttctgatgAAAGTGTTTGGCCTACATTAAACCAAATACAGTTTGAGGGTCCTGGCTCAATCAGACTAAGTATACCAAGTGAAAATACTTGTGAGGGTCTGTCTATGACACAGCCTTCcaggaatgacttttttttttctttttagggtcacacccatggcatatggagtttcccaggataggggtcgaactggagctgtagctactggcctatgccacagccacaacaacttgaaagatcgaacctgcatcctcatgaatactagttggatttgttatcctctgagccatgacaagatCTCCCAGGAATAACttcttttctttactattttcatCTTCCCTCCCTTTCGTCAGTGCTAAGACAACCTACTTCCCATAGGTCCCAGAGACCTAGAAAATTTGAGAGTGAGTCTGGTTTCTTGTCTCTTTTCCATCAGACAGGGCCAGGAAGCCCCTGAATCCtgacttctttatttttgtgCTGATCTAACTAGAGTACTGGCATGGGTGTGTTCTATATCAGCATAGAACATACAGTGGTTTTGTCGCTCCTTTATTTCAGATCCTGATTCTGAAAGTCTGTGTTTCTGACAAACAGCTAGAGATTCTGTGTTTCTGACAAACAGCTAGAAGATGCTGCTgctccatggaccacactttgcaTATTAAGGGTGTACAGAACAATGACAGTTCCATGTAACTACTTGGCAGCAAGTGAATAACGGTCAAATTGAAGAGCAGGGACTATGCCATCAGACTTGGGAAGGATTTATGGGGCTGAGGTGACTATTAGACATTGACCCGAGTAGTGAAGGATAGATATGTTTGGGCCAAGAAATTAAATCCCAAGATAGACCCAGTCCTGGCTAGcttaagagagaaaagaggcTGTATTTCTAAGTTGTATTCCTATAGAGTTCTGTTCTCACAAAGGGAGAAGTTTCCTTCATCATATTGGACTCAGTGTCTCATCTCATCCTTGGCTGTAAAGGATGTCACCTTTATCCTAGGGAGAGATACATAGAGGTCTTAGGTTATCTGAGATCATCAAAGCCACCTTCACCTCCACTAGGCATTGTGGGCTAAGTTCCCAGGCGTTATAGAGCCCTATGTATTTATAGGGTGAAATAAGGTATTTGAAAGGACTTGTATCTTATCTGTTGTGGTCATGAATAAGTTTGCATCAGTATATGCAGCTTCCATACCAGTGTGTCCTGGATATTTGCTTCTTTGTCCCTTTTGGCAAGACACTGAGACCTTCTCCTTAAGGTATCCAAGTGTGTCCAGTCCTGTATAAGGAACGTGGGGTGATGTCATTGGCTCTGGATTTTCTTCTTAGAGTGTAGAAATCAACTTATGCTAATGGATAATTGGAGCAGCACCTCTTTATAGACTCAGCTTGAttatgaattacatttttttggtttgtttttggttttttgcattttagggtcacacctgtggcaaatggaggttcccagattaggggtccaatcagagctgcagccactggcctacagcacagcaacagcaacttgggatacaagctatgtctgcaacctacaccacagctcacagcaaccccggatccttaacccactgagcaagggacaaaacccacattctcatggttactagtagagtttcttactgctgagccataaccaGAACTCCAGAATCCCAGTTTTGACTTCTGTAAACCTGTTGCACACTTAAGTGTGGGCACCTCATGACTCCACAATTCTGAGGGCTCTGCTATGGGGCTACCCAGGACAAGGCTGTAATAGCCCTTCAAATGCCAATAAGAAGCAAGAATCCCTTGGAAAAGTGTAGGGTGTGAACACAAGGGTGTCTTGATGTGGCCACGTAAGCTGATGAGGTAGCTAGGAATCCTGTGAGAAATCTTAGCATTGTCTCACCAGAGGTTGAGGAGACTTGGGAAACTTATCCACCAGTCCCTTCCCCAGTTGGTTGAGGTTGACCCTGAGATGCAAGCCCTTGAGGTGTGGTGCTGAAAGGTGCCAGGGAACCACAGAGATAGTGAACTCAGATGGGCCGAGAGGGTGGGGCAGAGTTTGATAGCACTGTCTCAGCTTCCCTTTGGGGCAGACCTAATGCATGTCTGCTAGCTCAGGGCACTGGAGCATCTGAgagcctctctcccttccccactaATCTTGAGTCCATGAGGGCCAGGGTGTACAAGAACTGGCCTTGCCCAGGCGAGGCTCTGAGAAGCTGGAGGAACTTATACTGGGGTGggtatttttgatttttgttttgtttttatctgagATTGGAGGAGGTGTGGCGATTGGACCAGGAGTGTTTATAAACTACACAGGTCTTAGGGAACTCATCCCTTCATCAGTCTACCTTGCACCCATTGGGGGTTTCCACTCTTAGGAATAACATTACATTGTATCATTTTGCAGCATCAGAGTTTAGTCACTGGCCATGGGGCAGTCCCATAATACTTCTTTCCTCAAACTCACTGTTGATGACTAAATTTCCTGGAGGTTGCTCTTAAAGTCTTAGCTTGCCCTCCTTTTTCAGGGTGCATGACAGGTCACAACCGTGCTGTGACTGACACTTCTTTATAAAAGCCACACTGTATCCCCTGGCACCAGGAACTCAGCAAATACTCAAGGTTCTGGGCCGTCCTAGACCTGGGTATGCAGaacctccttccttcctgataTGGATCAAAGACTTGGGCCCTATCAGAGTCCATCAGAGCATCAGAGGGCCTAGGAAGCCATAGTTCATAGGTTAGGTACACCAGGTCCCCTGTAGCTGCAAAGCCTGCTGAGCTTCTCTTGCTTCTGGGCCTCTGGCCTTGGCACGCCTGCCTTCTTAAGGCTCCGGGTTTAGGCCTGGACAAGAGTCATAGGTTCAGCTGCTTCTGCTAGAAGGAAAGCTAGGTCAAAGAAGGCGAGCAGGTGAAGGAGAGAGGTGCATTCTTGGTGTGTAGATCTGACTGGGGTTACTCTTGGGCTCGTTACCAGCTCTTTTTCTGACTTAGGGCTGAACTGTGGCTTGGGACTGACACGGGTCCTCCTGGGGGGTCATTCTGCACATAAATACCATCAACCCTCGGCCCTTCTGGAACATTACCACCAAAAATGAGTAGCAAAGGTATGTGAAAGGGCAAGAAATTGGAAAGGGAAGCTCTTCTGTACCCTCACCCTCAtatttgcattttgatttttttttttagtgttatccatgccacagccactttTGGGGAATATTCAGGATGTCAATCATCAGGTGTGGATCCTTCAAGACCAGACCCTTAAAGCAGTCCCAAGGAAGAACAACATGGTTCCTGGTGAGTAGCCAAGGTCTGTCAAAGGCAGTCCTTTGGGCCAATTCTGTTCCGTGTTGTGTGCTCAGTTTTTCACTTCACTATTCATAGCCTTGTTAACTGGGCTTATCTCACAGGCCATGATGAGCTAGAGGGTGATCATGGGGTTGTTCTGTGACTGTGTTGTGTTCCCAGCCACTGTTACCTTAATCCCATGCAATCATATGGAGGCTCTTGAGAAGGACAAAGGGTCTCTCATCTACCTGGGACTGAAGGAGCCAGAGCTCTGCCTATTCTGCACAAAGGTCAATGAGCAGCCCACACTACAGCTTAAGGTGAGTACAGAAAATAAGGGTCTTGTCAAGTGCTTGTTGGATGGAAACTCTAGATTTTTAGGATCTTTTAAAGGACAAGTTATTTATTATCCTTATGCGTatttattttggttctttttggGTTGTGCATACtattaaagaataagaaaaaattgcagggatttttttaaactaatctaaaataaattttaaaataatttatttttaaattatttttattatttttaatattttttaactttaaaaataattcagcaaagaggaagacttttaaatttattcctaactCCAATAGAATGTAAGTAGATATGGAATatgtgtgtaaacacacacacacacacagtcatctCTTTGTATATGTGGGGGATTTATTGCAGGATCACTTCACCCTCCATGGATACCGAAGTGATACtcaaattcctttatttttttatttttttattttttttgctttttggggccacacccatggcatacggaggttaccaggctaggggtggaattggagctgccgctgaggCCTGCCctacagccatggcagcactaGATCTTCACATCAACATCGCCTCTTCGGCCtttactgcagcttgtggcaactttggatcaatccttaatccactgagtgaggccagggattgaacccgcgtcctcgcagagactacattgggttcttaacctgctgaaccacagtgcaAACTCTTCCTTCCATATACTTTAattcatctctagattacttataatacccaaTACAGTGTAAACGCTATATAAATAGTTACCGGCACACAGCAAATTCGAGTTTTACTCTTGGGAATtttcttgggtttgtttttttcttgaatacTTTTGGTCCACAGTTGGTCGATTCCGCAGAAGCAGAAGCTACTGATAGGGAGGGCCAACAGTATTTGTGTGGGTAGAATcaagaatggcatttgcagtagTTGATTATCACTAGGTGGATGAGCAAATTAAGACGTCTTTTTGACAAAGGCTAATTTTCAACTTTAAGTGAACAAAACTAATTCTCTGTAACAAACGTTTTAATGATTGCTAGtctccaatattttaaaaatattttaccttatCAGAAGATCACAAACCAGGACTTTGTATGCTTTAGGAAACAAGCATAGCAGACACTCTATTTGATGACAAGACATAAAACAGTGGTTTTCGACAAAGGGCTGTTTTGCACTCCAGAAATTTGTCAATGGCTGGAGATATTTTTGTTTGCCACACCTGGAGGCTGGAGAATGTGCTACTGATCTCTAGTGGGCAGAGGCGGGGGGGCTGCTAAACCTCCCCTGTACACAAGGCAGTCCCCGACAACAGAGGACTAGTCCACCCAAACGTCACTTGTTCTATGGTTGGAGACACCTGACAGAAAACAACTTtgtcttaatttaaaattcatggtAACTTTTATGCAAATATTCCTTGCGTTTCCCCATTTCTAAGCTAATAGGTAGTGGCTAAATTGTCTCAAAAACTTTTACATCAGCATTATTTTCCTTCAAAGCCTCACAATGGGGACTAATATTTGTAGACTAATATTTCAACCCTAAGCTTAACATTTACAAagtattatttattaaagtatatttgatttgcaatgttgtgccaatttctgctgtacagcaaagtggcccagtcatatatatatatatatatatatatatatatatatatattctttttctcatattatcttccattatgttctatcccaagagataggatatagttccctgtgctatacagcaggacatcattgtttatccattctaaatttaatagtttgcacttaccaaccccaaactccatgtctatccccctccccctacctcttggcaaccacaagtctgctcttcatgtctgtgagtctgtctctgttctgtagataggttcatttgtaccatattttagattctccacataagtgatatcatatggtatttgtttttctctttctgattgccttcacttagtatgagaatctcttgttgcatccatgttgctgcaaatggcattgtatcattctttttatggctgagtagtattccattgtatatatgtactatatgctcttaatccagtcctctgctgatggagatttaggttgtttctatgtcttggctattgcaaataatgctgcaatgaacttaggggtgcatgtatctttttaattgtagttttgtctggctatatgcccaggagtgggatttctggctCATGTGGTAGCTTtgtgtgtagttttctgaggaacctccatactgttttccatagtagttgtaccagtttacattcccaccaacagtgtagaaggggaCCTATAACTTTTAATGGTAGAGTATGAAGTAGAGGTGCCCAGGCAGCTTTCATGAAAAAGCTGTCTTGGATAGAAACTGTTCATGTGTAAAAAATGTGGAACCATTCAAGCCGTCATGTTTCTCCTGGGGGCCATTCAGGAACAGAAGATAATGGATCTGTACAACCAGGCAGAGCCTGTGAAGCCCTTCCTCTTCTACCACAACAAGAACGGCAGCACCTCCACCTTTGAGTCTGTGGTCTTCCCCGGCTGGTTCATCGCCTCCTGCCCCAATGGAGGCTGTCCTCTCATTATTACCCAAGAACTGGGGAAATTCTACACCACTGACTTTGGGTTCACTGTACTAAATCCTTAAGGTTGATCTTGGGTTGGAGGTTGTTCTCCACCCAGAGAATCTTACCTTGGTTCCCTTTGTTCTAGCCCTCAAAGTGCTTCTgaagcacaacattgtaaatcaactgttcttcagttaaaaattaaagaaaggagaaaaaaaaagtgcttctgaGATGAACATTGCCATACTGGCCATTCAACAAGGAAAGACTGAGTTGCCAGAATTAGGTCCAGTGTTTGATAGTCCAAGCTAGGTTAAGAGGGGAGTAAGCAGTCAAGTCCTCATCTAGAATAGGGAGGAAGAAACTGTGGTTGGGCTTTTCACACAAGGGTTAGCTTGCTGCCGACTCTCCACTACCCACACATTCAGGCAATGACCCGAATGTtgggccaggctctgtgcccTTTCTTAGGGGCCATATGGAAAACAGTCCAAAGAAACTGAGGATCTTTGCATGGCCACATAGCTAAATGATGACacctttacaaaaataataaagaaaactcaACATACTTGCTAATGATGCTTCAAATAAGAAAAGAGTGTCATGATTCTTTCATTTCAAGTCCAGACCTCTGGATTTTCAGATACATTGCTCCATGGCATTGAATCAACATCTTTTGGCTCCTGATGGGAAGATGCTGACATATAAGTTCcataaaagaaaaggccaaaaagaaagtTGACCCCTTCCTGGGCATGACTTGTGTCTCAGGGAAGTTACATATTcggctgtttccttttttttaattttaatttaattttatttattttactttattttattttattttatttgctttttagggctgcacctgtggcatctgtaaattcccaggctaggggttgaattggagctgcagctgctggcctacaccacagccacagtaatgcacaacctgggccatgtctgcaacctacatgacacctcacaacaacatcagatcttaccagggattgaacctgcgtcctcatggatactagtcagatttgtttccactgagccacaatgggaactcctctgctggtTTTAATGAAGAACTAATGTTTATGAAGCTTTTACCTAAAGCATTATCACTGGATCTCATTAAatctgtgaaataaaaatttgatctTCTCATTATTTTGTCCTCTCAGTTGCTCTGTTATGAATGCAGTGGCTTTAATGGAATGTTGTGGTCGTAATATTGACTCTGCATGTATCAGGGGTTTTATAGTTTGAAAAGGAGGTTCTCATGAAGTCTCTCATTGCAAAGAAGAACCCGTGGGATGGTTGGGGAAGGTGATATCTTCCTAAACTCAGGTTTCCCCCAGCCTCACTACTGGGGTGGGGGATACAAAGAAAGCCTCAGTAATAGAAATCATACTCCATATTTCAGTGCAGAATGACAGAAGTATACatgttataaagaaaataataaagaagatatAGACATCAGAGCGTGAGTGAGGGGGTTCTTGGAGATAGGGCAGTCAAGGAAGATCTCACTTAGAGGTTGGTTTTTCTGCAAATGCATAGAAGAAGTGCGGAGGTGAACCCCATAACGATCTGGGAAAGCCCATCCTGCAGAGAAACATGAAAGTCTCAGGCAAGGATGAGCTTTCTTGGTGGGAGCACCTGCAAGACCCCAGAGCAGCTAGATCAGGGGGATtggaaggccagggatagaaggtGTCTGGAGAGACAAGCCAGGGCAAGTTTCTGTGTGCTTGTGTGAGGCGTGGTGAGAGCTCTCTGGCTGTGATTCAAAGCCATTGGTGAGCTCTGAGCAGGGGAGCCATAGCAGCACTGCCAGATGGAAGTTTAACTCTAGCAAGGTAAGAACAGAAGGAGGAGTCCAGTTAGGGGTCATCAAAGTACTCCAGAGGAGAGGATCTGGGTGGAttttgaagaatagacttgtggttgatcAGTGGTTGTGAGTTACACAGAGGCAAACTTTGTCGTAAatgagtagactttttttttttaacttataggTCTCACCAACAATATCGGTTTTGAGGGTAATGATTCCCTTTTACCACCGATGCTGAGGCTGAGTCTGATTCTGATGCAGAGATAGGAAGTCACAGGCCCTCTAAGTTTTCTCCTTCTATGTGAGTCTCCTCTCTCAGACACTGTGCAGGTTTTAATATCCACCACCGACCACAAAGCCTCCTAGTGTCTCAGCTGGCTCAGGTGCAGGAGACCCTGACCCAGAGGAAACACATCACAGAGTAGATGAGAACagaaagactgggagttcccatcatggctcagtggaaacgaatttgactaggatccatgaggatgcaggttcgatccctggccttgctcagtgggttaagtatccggtgttactgtgagctgtggtgtaggtcacagatgaggctcggatcctgaattgctgtggctgtggtgtaggccggtggctatagctccaattcaaccccaagcctgggaacctgcatatgctacacctgcagccaaaaaaaaaaaaagccaaaacaaacccAGGAAGACTTGGCTCTTCATTTCGCTGAATTTCTTAGTTACTGTGGGGCTTTGGGTAAGTTTGCCATCTCTCAGGAACTGTTTATTACATAAGACATAAAGATGAGTGGTCCCTAAAGTTTTGCTGTGAGGATGAAAAGATTAATCAGGTAAACCTCTTACAACGTTACCAGATACGGAATGAGCTCTCAATATTGGTTATGTgcaattcccgtcatggctcagtggtttaagaatccgactagtatccattaagatgtgagtttaatctctggcctcactcagtgggttaaggatctagtgtcctGCAGTgaaggttgtggatgtggcttggatctggcattgctatgtctgtttgtggctatggtgtatgccagcagctgcagctccgattcaacccctacctagcctgggaacttccctatgctgcagatgccgccctaaaaagacaaaaaaaaattgtttatgtaAAACTCTGAGAGGTGGACTATGAATTGCCCTAAATCAGATATGAATGAGGCTATGGCTCACACAGTCAGTCAAGCCAGCCACACCTATCTCTCTGAAATGGCCCAGAAGGAAGTCCTCCTTCTTAACCTAGCATCTGGCCTTTTCTGTATTTCCTCATTGGTGCTTCCTGGCATTTACCCTTCTCTGGTTTCTCCAGGACCCCAGCTCAACCACACCTGTATTGCCTCTCAGTCACCCACTGAATACTCATGGGACCTCTGACCCAGGCTAGCTTTCTTACTGAAGTGGGCACACCCAAATCCAGGAAATAACCCTCCTTCCTCATTCATTTAAAGGTCAGGGATTCCTGGACAGCTTTCCAGGGACTTTGGATACAGGTAGAGACTTCACATTGGGCTTGAGGACAAGAGCCTCTCTGGACAAAGTAACTCCTGATGCTCAGAAGCCATGTGTGTGGGACTTTCTTTCACTGCTCTCTGTCTAGCCTTGGGGAGCCTCTGGAGGCCTTGGTCTAAGACACAGAGAGTCAGAGGAGGTGGGACTCCTCCTAAGAGTGCAGGTGGTGGTGTTACTCCCTCTCTAGGGATGGCTATAGCATCAGGCACTGGGGATCCCGAGGCAGAGAGGATGTGAAC contains:
- the LOC125119311 gene encoding interleukin-36 alpha-like, coding for MSSKVLSMPQPLLGNIQDVNHQVWILQDQTLKAVPRKNNMVPATVTLIPCNHMEALEKDKGSLIYLGLKEPELCLFCTKVNEQPTLQLKEQKIMDLYNQAEPVKPFLFYHNKNGSTSTFESVVFPGWFIASCPNGGCPLIITQELGKFYTTDFGFTVLNP